From Deinococcus yavapaiensis KR-236, a single genomic window includes:
- a CDS encoding 3-hydroxyacyl-CoA dehydrogenase/enoyl-CoA hydratase family protein produces the protein MTQTAPSPVTVKRPTRIQKAAVIGAGTMGAAIAAQLANAGIPTLLLDIVLPDAKDRSAASKGGLERALKASPAAFMDKADAALITTGNLEDDFDKLRDADWIVEAIIEKLDAKRTLWERVESVAKKTAIISSNSSGIPMHLQIEGRGQDFRRRFVGAHFFNPPRYLHLLEVIPTSETAPEVIEAFREFGDVHLGKGIVIANDVPGFVANRIGVYGIVRAMNWMEKTGLTPDVVDVLTGPILGRAKSATFRTADLSGLDIISHVANDLQKVTPPDEDFTLPGFLVEMVEQRKLLGEKTGAGFYKRVKGAGGKSTILTLNLRTFEYEDKGKVRLAALEGLRNLPLNERVSKILALQGPEGEFVQGLMRDYLWYAAKMAGVVSNSIVDIDNALKWGFAWEQGPFETMDVLGVQNVIHFLEMYGYELPPILQSFKASGRDKFYQDDTVLTPSGTVSSYEAPYLVLKDLKKDATKVVRSKPGASVLDIGDGVLLLEFHAKMNALGEDAVQMVFAAHKAVQELGYAGLVVGNQGENFSAGANLALILMQAQDGDFDDIDLGIRAFQKATTSMRFSPHPTVVAPFGLTLGGGCEMALHADHVQASAELYTGLVEVGVGLIPGGGGTKEMLLRFTDGLPSGQNLMPAVQRAFELIGTAKVSTSAHEARKLGFLRASDDISMNRDRLIDDAKRKVLELAPDYVQPVMRTDIPVMGEQGVAAVKAALYGMLMGGQISEYDREIGLMIAKILSGGNHVSRTAKVSEQHLLDLEREAFLTLTGKRKTQERIAHMLKTGKPLRN, from the coding sequence ATGACGCAAACCGCTCCTTCACCCGTGACGGTCAAGCGACCGACGCGCATCCAGAAGGCCGCCGTGATCGGCGCGGGCACCATGGGCGCCGCCATCGCCGCGCAACTCGCCAACGCGGGCATTCCGACGTTGCTGCTCGACATCGTCCTGCCCGACGCCAAAGACCGAAGCGCCGCCTCGAAGGGCGGCCTCGAACGCGCTCTGAAGGCGAGTCCCGCCGCGTTCATGGACAAGGCGGACGCGGCCCTCATCACGACCGGGAACCTCGAGGACGATTTCGACAAGCTGAGGGACGCCGACTGGATTGTCGAGGCGATCATCGAGAAGCTCGACGCGAAGCGCACCTTGTGGGAGCGCGTCGAAAGCGTCGCGAAGAAGACGGCGATCATCTCCAGCAACTCCAGCGGCATCCCGATGCACCTGCAAATCGAGGGGCGCGGCCAGGACTTTCGCCGACGCTTCGTCGGCGCGCACTTCTTCAACCCGCCGCGCTACCTGCACCTCCTCGAAGTCATTCCGACGTCCGAGACCGCGCCCGAAGTGATCGAGGCGTTCCGCGAGTTCGGCGACGTGCACCTCGGTAAGGGCATCGTGATCGCGAACGACGTGCCGGGCTTCGTCGCCAACCGCATCGGCGTCTACGGCATCGTCCGCGCGATGAACTGGATGGAGAAGACGGGCCTCACGCCCGACGTCGTCGACGTTCTCACCGGTCCGATCCTCGGGCGGGCGAAGAGCGCGACCTTCCGCACGGCGGACCTCTCGGGCCTCGATATCATCTCGCACGTCGCCAACGACCTGCAGAAGGTCACGCCGCCCGACGAGGACTTCACCTTGCCGGGCTTCCTCGTCGAGATGGTCGAACAGCGCAAGCTGCTCGGCGAGAAGACGGGCGCGGGCTTCTACAAGCGCGTGAAGGGCGCGGGCGGCAAGAGCACCATCCTCACGCTGAACCTCCGGACGTTCGAGTACGAGGACAAGGGCAAGGTGCGCCTCGCCGCCCTCGAAGGCCTGAGGAATCTGCCCCTCAACGAGCGCGTCTCGAAGATCCTCGCGTTGCAAGGACCCGAAGGCGAGTTCGTGCAAGGCCTCATGCGCGACTACTTGTGGTACGCCGCCAAGATGGCGGGCGTGGTGTCCAACTCGATCGTGGACATCGACAACGCGCTGAAGTGGGGCTTCGCGTGGGAACAAGGGCCGTTCGAGACGATGGACGTCCTCGGCGTGCAAAACGTCATCCACTTCCTGGAAATGTACGGCTACGAGCTGCCGCCGATTCTGCAAAGCTTCAAGGCGAGCGGTCGCGACAAGTTCTACCAAGACGACACCGTCTTGACGCCGAGCGGTACCGTCTCGTCCTACGAGGCGCCGTACCTCGTCCTCAAGGACCTCAAGAAGGACGCCACGAAGGTCGTGAGGAGCAAGCCCGGCGCGAGCGTCCTCGACATCGGCGACGGCGTGCTGCTCTTGGAGTTCCACGCGAAGATGAACGCTTTGGGCGAGGACGCCGTGCAGATGGTCTTCGCGGCGCACAAAGCCGTGCAGGAACTCGGGTACGCGGGCCTCGTCGTCGGGAACCAAGGCGAGAATTTCAGCGCGGGCGCCAACCTCGCGTTGATCCTCATGCAAGCCCAGGACGGCGACTTCGACGACATCGACTTGGGCATCCGCGCCTTCCAGAAGGCCACGACGTCCATGCGCTTCAGTCCGCACCCCACGGTCGTCGCGCCCTTCGGCCTCACCCTCGGCGGAGGCTGCGAGATGGCGTTGCACGCCGACCACGTGCAAGCGAGCGCCGAGTTGTACACGGGCCTCGTGGAAGTCGGCGTCGGCCTCATTCCCGGCGGAGGCGGCACGAAAGAGATGCTGCTGCGCTTCACCGACGGGCTTCCGAGCGGTCAGAACCTCATGCCCGCCGTGCAACGCGCCTTCGAGCTCATCGGCACCGCCAAGGTCAGCACGTCCGCGCACGAAGCGCGCAAGTTGGGCTTCCTGCGCGCCTCCGACGACATCTCCATGAACAGAGATCGCCTCATCGACGACGCGAAGCGCAAGGTGCTCGAACTCGCGCCCGATTACGTCCAGCCTGTCATGCGCACCGACATTCCCGTCATGGGCGAGCAGGGCGTCGCCGCCGTCAAGGCCGCCCTCTACGGCATGCTGATGGGCGGGCAGATCAGCGAGTACGACCGCGAGATCGGCCTCATGATCGCCAAGATTTTGTCGGGCGGCAACCACGTTTCCCGCACGGCGAAGGTGAGCGAGCAGCACCTTCTCGACCTCGAGCGCGAAGCGTTCCTCACCCTGACGGGCAAGCGCAAGACCCAAGAGCGCATCGCGCACATGCTCAAGACCGGCAAGCCGCTGAGAAACTGA
- a CDS encoding SET domain-containing protein-lysine N-methyltransferase, whose product MTYVTQPTTMWFDRRLVMRPSRIHGIGTFATDDIHEGELLVLVTGGLVYTPEAAQRGSSELAGELYNEDVLPNGQRILTPKVFHYYINHSDEPNAVDVTRHPSSTQYVAARPILAGEEITASYLDSEESGRP is encoded by the coding sequence ATGACCTACGTCACGCAACCCACCACGATGTGGTTCGACCGCCGCCTCGTGATGCGCCCCTCGCGCATTCACGGCATCGGAACCTTCGCGACCGACGACATCCACGAAGGTGAACTGCTTGTCCTCGTCACCGGCGGCCTCGTGTACACGCCGGAAGCGGCGCAGCGCGGCAGTTCCGAACTCGCGGGCGAGCTTTACAACGAGGACGTCTTGCCCAACGGGCAGCGCATCTTGACCCCGAAGGTCTTTCACTACTACATCAATCACTCGGACGAGCCGAACGCCGTCGACGTGACGCGCCACCCGTCCTCGACGCAGTACGTGGCCGCCCGCCCCATCCTCGCCGGTGAGGAGATCACGGCGAGCTACCTGGACTCCGAGGAGTCGGGCCGCCCGTGA
- a CDS encoding M42 family metallopeptidase has translation MPTLLGHLQALVELTGPSGSEEDVVKYLAKEALDLADTVEVDAFGNVHAVKRAEREDARTLLIAAHTDEIGFRVKTIEPSGFLRLEKVGGSDDRILPAQRVWIRTREGKLLGVIGTKSAHLLTDADRVRVTPYTELYVDVGAESSEAVRAMGIRVGDPVGFQGELAELGRGTGRYTAHALDDRAGCAVLLALLERYRDTPPPVTLVVAFTTQEEVGLRGAQNVARRHRPDVALALDMTAVDDTPEVKTKHLRLGQGPAVKVMDMSTLSHPAVRRGLDLAADHLKLPVQHELLKGIGTDAGALQYAGAGTPAGAVSVGNRYTHSPVEVLDLADLQGALDLLHAFADALPSLDLRFVNLEE, from the coding sequence ATGCCAACCCTGCTCGGACACCTTCAAGCGCTTGTCGAACTCACCGGTCCCAGTGGCAGCGAGGAAGACGTCGTGAAGTACCTCGCCAAAGAAGCCCTCGACCTCGCCGACACCGTCGAAGTCGACGCGTTCGGTAACGTCCACGCCGTGAAGAGGGCCGAACGCGAAGATGCCCGCACCCTTCTGATCGCCGCGCACACCGACGAAATCGGCTTTCGCGTCAAGACCATCGAGCCCAGCGGCTTTCTCAGGCTCGAAAAGGTCGGGGGCAGCGACGACCGCATCCTGCCCGCCCAACGCGTCTGGATTCGCACCCGCGAAGGCAAGCTTCTCGGCGTCATCGGCACGAAGAGCGCCCACCTCCTCACGGACGCCGACCGCGTGCGCGTCACTCCGTACACCGAGCTTTACGTGGACGTCGGCGCCGAGTCGAGCGAAGCCGTGCGGGCCATGGGCATCCGTGTGGGCGATCCGGTCGGATTTCAAGGAGAACTCGCCGAGCTCGGGCGCGGCACGGGCCGCTACACCGCGCACGCCCTCGACGACCGCGCGGGTTGCGCCGTCCTCCTCGCGTTGCTGGAGCGCTACCGGGACACGCCACCGCCCGTGACCCTCGTCGTCGCCTTCACCACCCAAGAGGAAGTCGGTCTTCGCGGCGCGCAGAACGTCGCGCGCCGACATCGACCGGACGTCGCGCTCGCCCTCGACATGACGGCCGTCGACGACACACCCGAGGTGAAGACCAAGCACCTTCGACTCGGCCAAGGGCCCGCCGTCAAGGTGATGGACATGTCCACGCTCTCCCATCCCGCCGTGCGCCGCGGCCTCGACCTCGCCGCCGACCACCTGAAGCTTCCCGTGCAACACGAACTCCTCAAAGGCATCGGCACCGACGCGGGCGCTTTGCAGTACGCGGGCGCAGGCACGCCCGCCGGAGCGGTCTCCGTCGGGAACCGCTACACGCACTCGCCCGTCGAGGTCCTCGACCTCGCCGACCTTCAAGGAGCGCTCGACCTTTTGCACGCCTTCGCGGACGCCCTGCCCAGCCTCGACCTTCGCTTCGTGAATTTGGAAGAATGA
- a CDS encoding SPW repeat domain-containing protein: protein MKPIRPGVHGILDYLAAIFLALAPSLFNLNGTPALACYILAVIIAGLTLLTRRMPSIAKAIPVHWHGGIDLVSAFVILALPWILGFSDEPTARSLFVVLAVVEGVVWLLTDWRDRETVTEASRGTVR, encoded by the coding sequence ATGAAGCCGATCCGTCCTGGTGTCCACGGCATCCTCGATTACCTCGCGGCCATTTTCTTGGCGCTCGCCCCCAGTTTGTTCAACCTCAACGGGACGCCCGCCCTCGCCTGCTACATCCTCGCCGTGATCATTGCTGGCTTGACCTTGCTGACACGGCGCATGCCGAGCATCGCCAAGGCCATCCCGGTGCATTGGCACGGCGGAATCGATCTCGTGTCGGCGTTCGTGATCCTGGCGCTTCCCTGGATTCTCGGTTTTTCCGACGAGCCGACGGCCCGGTCGTTGTTCGTGGTTCTGGCGGTCGTCGAAGGCGTGGTTTGGTTGCTGACGGACTGGCGTGACCGCGAGACGGTCACGGAAGCGTCGCGCGGCACCGTCCGGTAA
- a CDS encoding NADH-quinone oxidoreductase subunit N, translated as MNSALQIPDVALAPMLPLLITLAGAIFATLAFKLERRVTAIFSIAALALSGFSMLTLWNENLTSFGGGLRADNFALSFGLVILIGAVVALLVSLDSTRGASLHFPEFDALFMYSVTGMLLIAFSGDLIVMLIGLEIMSLAGYVLASLQGTRRSEEGGIKYFLLGSIGSAILIYGIALTFGATGTFAFGAIAQRIAVGGVANTGLLVAGALMMLAGFGFKVALAPFHQWTPDVYGGAPTVVTLFLSTVVKVAAFAGFIRVFGSALPGLQAWSGVAQILVGATLVIGNLGALNQNNFKRMLAYSAVAHTGFLGLALLADPAAGGPALVYYLLAYTFMTAGAVAILAILQPSERGFDVAALRGLYYRDPRLAVILTACLLSLAGLPPLAGFWGKLFVFQAAFQNGYVALVVLAAMMSVVALVYYVRPAALMFMPVTDTSVRPVVARPGVFTNVAIVSCAVGIVLLGVLPGLVMGWLTSRQMWVLALGGG; from the coding sequence GTGAACTCCGCCCTCCAAATTCCCGACGTCGCCCTCGCGCCGATGCTGCCCCTGCTCATCACCCTCGCGGGCGCTATCTTCGCGACCCTCGCCTTCAAGCTGGAACGGCGCGTCACCGCCATCTTCAGCATCGCCGCGCTTGCCTTGTCCGGCTTCTCGATGCTGACGCTGTGGAACGAGAACCTCACCTCGTTCGGAGGAGGCTTGCGCGCTGACAACTTCGCGCTGTCCTTCGGACTCGTCATCCTCATCGGCGCCGTCGTCGCGCTGCTCGTCAGCCTCGACTCCACGCGCGGCGCCTCGCTGCACTTTCCCGAGTTCGACGCGCTGTTCATGTACTCCGTCACGGGCATGCTCCTCATCGCCTTCAGCGGCGACCTCATCGTCATGCTGATCGGCTTGGAGATCATGAGCCTCGCCGGATACGTCCTCGCCTCGCTGCAAGGCACGCGGCGAAGCGAAGAAGGCGGCATCAAGTACTTCCTGCTCGGCTCTATCGGCAGCGCCATCCTCATCTACGGCATCGCCCTCACCTTCGGCGCCACGGGCACCTTCGCCTTCGGCGCCATCGCGCAGCGCATCGCCGTGGGCGGCGTCGCCAACACGGGGCTGCTCGTCGCCGGGGCCCTCATGATGCTCGCCGGGTTCGGCTTCAAAGTCGCCCTCGCGCCCTTTCATCAATGGACGCCCGACGTGTACGGCGGCGCGCCCACCGTCGTCACCCTCTTTTTGTCCACCGTCGTCAAGGTCGCCGCGTTCGCGGGCTTCATCCGCGTGTTCGGCAGCGCCCTGCCGGGCTTGCAAGCCTGGTCGGGCGTCGCGCAGATCCTGGTGGGCGCCACGCTCGTCATCGGAAACCTCGGGGCACTCAACCAGAACAACTTCAAGCGCATGCTCGCGTACTCCGCCGTCGCCCATACCGGCTTTCTCGGGCTCGCCCTGCTCGCCGATCCCGCCGCGGGCGGTCCCGCCCTCGTGTACTACCTGCTGGCGTACACCTTCATGACGGCTGGGGCCGTCGCCATCTTGGCGATCTTGCAGCCCAGCGAGCGCGGCTTCGACGTCGCCGCGTTGCGCGGCTTGTACTACCGCGATCCGAGACTCGCCGTCATCCTCACGGCGTGCTTGCTGTCCCTGGCGGGCTTGCCGCCCCTCGCGGGCTTCTGGGGCAAGCTCTTCGTCTTCCAAGCGGCCTTCCAAAACGGATACGTCGCCCTCGTCGTGCTCGCGGCGATGATGAGCGTCGTCGCGCTCGTGTACTACGTGCGGCCCGCCGCGCTGATGTTCATGCCCGTGACGGACACCTCGGTGCGGCCCGTCGTCGCGCGCCCAGGCGTGTTCACGAACGTCGCCATCGTGTCGTGCGCCGTCGGAATCGTGCTGCTGGGAGTGCTGCCCGGACTCGTCATGGGCTGGCTGACGTCACGGCAGATGTGGGTGCTCGCGTTGGGCGGCGGCTGA
- a CDS encoding NADH-quinone oxidoreductase subunit M — translation MLHLFLFLPLAAALLLTMLPKNLKGTVAVGAALVNLALGVLLWTQGGAPLTSTPWIGSLGVTYTVEMTGPSLLLALVTSFMVVVSLVYTLRAVEQNGTMVTSVLAMTTGLLGIFAARDLVLFYVMFEFALIPALVMLAVYGEANRMGALVKFAAYTLFGSLLMLISIIGVKYLGGSPTFALQDLLAHPVRGAAQTWLFLGFLAAMAVKLPLFPLHAWLPDFHEQNHPSGVADAMGTLYKVGGYGLFVFALPLFPQAAETLRPLLMGLAAFTALYGAWIAFQQTNWKRLLAYAGLSHMGLVGLGLFSLNPIAETGGLYLLAFQNVYTGALFLAVGMLHARVGNVSTRQGGIMTTAGTLSGLTMALWFASIAVPGLAGFIGEFSVLLGAYQVNPWLAFLGGLSTIAAAAYALTAYQHTYWQVRPEGTIKVADLRGSELAVLAVPLAVAIFFGVYSLPALHLIQPYVQPAVTALGGGS, via the coding sequence ATGCTCCACCTCTTCCTCTTCCTCCCCCTCGCGGCGGCCTTGCTGCTGACGATGCTTCCAAAAAACCTCAAGGGCACCGTCGCCGTCGGCGCGGCCCTCGTGAACCTCGCCCTCGGCGTGCTGCTGTGGACGCAGGGCGGCGCGCCCCTCACGTCGACTCCGTGGATCGGCTCGCTCGGCGTCACGTACACGGTCGAGATGACCGGCCCGAGCTTGCTGCTCGCGCTCGTCACGAGCTTCATGGTCGTCGTGTCGCTCGTGTACACCCTGCGCGCCGTCGAGCAAAACGGCACGATGGTGACGTCCGTCCTCGCCATGACGACGGGCCTCCTCGGCATCTTCGCCGCGCGAGACCTCGTGCTGTTCTACGTCATGTTCGAGTTTGCGCTCATCCCCGCGCTCGTGATGCTCGCCGTGTACGGAGAAGCGAACCGCATGGGCGCCCTCGTGAAGTTCGCGGCGTACACGCTCTTCGGGTCGCTCCTCATGCTGATCTCCATCATCGGCGTGAAGTACCTCGGCGGCTCGCCGACGTTCGCGCTGCAAGACCTCCTCGCGCATCCTGTTCGCGGCGCCGCGCAAACGTGGCTCTTCCTCGGCTTCCTCGCCGCGATGGCGGTCAAGCTTCCCCTCTTCCCGCTGCACGCCTGGCTGCCCGACTTTCACGAGCAAAACCATCCCAGCGGCGTCGCGGACGCGATGGGCACCCTCTACAAAGTCGGTGGGTACGGCCTGTTCGTCTTCGCCTTGCCGCTCTTTCCGCAAGCCGCCGAGACGCTGAGGCCCCTGCTGATGGGTCTGGCGGCGTTCACGGCCTTGTACGGAGCGTGGATCGCCTTTCAACAAACGAATTGGAAGCGGCTGCTCGCGTACGCGGGACTCAGCCACATGGGTCTCGTCGGGTTGGGGCTGTTCAGCCTCAACCCGATCGCCGAGACGGGCGGACTGTACCTCCTCGCCTTCCAAAACGTGTACACCGGCGCGCTCTTCCTCGCCGTCGGCATGCTGCACGCCCGAGTCGGCAACGTCTCCACGCGGCAAGGCGGCATCATGACGACCGCCGGTACGCTCTCGGGCCTCACGATGGCCCTCTGGTTCGCGTCCATCGCCGTGCCCGGCCTCGCCGGATTCATCGGTGAGTTCAGCGTCTTGCTGGGCGCGTACCAAGTGAATCCGTGGCTCGCCTTCCTCGGCGGCTTGTCCACCATCGCCGCCGCCGCGTACGCCCTCACGGCGTATCAGCACACCTATTGGCAAGTTCGCCCCGAAGGCACGATCAAAGTCGCCGACCTGCGCGGCAGCGAACTCGCCGTGCTCGCCGTTCCGCTCGCCGTCGCGATCTTCTTCGGCGTCTACTCGCTGCCCGCCCTGCACCTCATCCAACCGTACGTGCAGCCTGCCGTGACCGCCCTCGGAGGTGGCTCGTGA
- the nuoL gene encoding NADH-quinone oxidoreductase subunit L: MPLFPLIGFAILILAGRSVKGTSAGWLASGAVLASFVVAALNFLNLGGQAHHETYWQWLPNMTGGNKNLSVGFYLDSLSSTLTLVVTGVGFLIHVFAIGYMDKDPRFARFFAYLNFFVALMLVLVLADSYPLMFVGWEGVGMASYLLIGFWFAGHHDRHAQDGINNSNAARKAFIMNRIGDLGFMLAMFLTFKAFGTLSLPQLFSGDLEGASRATVELICLFLLVGAIGKSAQLPLTTWLPDAMAGPTPVSALIHAATMVTAGVYLVARSHALFELAPTASTWVAVIGALTALYGAICALNQYDIKKILAFSTVSQLGYMFLAVGVGAYTAGIFHLVTHAFFKALLFLAAGSVIHGLHEEQDVRRMGGLAKKLPLTHAVSLIGVLAISGIPIFSGFFSKDAILLGAYESGNLVLYGVGLLVALMTAFYMGRWYFLVFRGAYRGKVAHPHEGGAVFAFPLVTLAVLATLGGLLSLPHFLGAPNYLGTFLGSVLPKHEGEPPLSTELLLVALAVGAGVLGLFLAYSRHRSQRLIDGPMRDASIHALYLDNLYDGAVGAPSRALAVAFDKMDRGVDGAVTGSAEVIAEPQGRAYSLWQSGYVRTYALSMTVGTALVMLYWAFRALGGMR, encoded by the coding sequence ATGCCCCTCTTTCCCCTGATCGGCTTCGCGATCTTGATCCTCGCGGGTCGCAGCGTCAAGGGGACGTCCGCCGGGTGGCTCGCGTCGGGCGCGGTGCTCGCGTCCTTCGTCGTCGCCGCCCTCAACTTCCTGAACCTCGGCGGTCAAGCGCACCACGAGACGTACTGGCAGTGGCTGCCGAACATGACGGGCGGCAACAAGAACTTGTCCGTCGGCTTCTACCTCGACTCGCTGTCGTCCACCCTCACGCTCGTCGTGACGGGCGTCGGCTTCCTCATCCACGTCTTCGCCATCGGGTACATGGACAAAGATCCGCGCTTCGCGCGCTTCTTCGCGTACCTGAACTTCTTCGTGGCCCTCATGCTCGTGCTCGTGCTCGCCGACTCGTACCCGCTGATGTTCGTCGGCTGGGAAGGCGTCGGGATGGCGTCGTACCTGCTGATCGGCTTCTGGTTCGCCGGACACCACGATCGCCACGCGCAAGACGGCATCAACAACTCGAACGCCGCCCGCAAGGCCTTCATCATGAACCGCATCGGCGACCTCGGGTTCATGCTGGCGATGTTCTTGACCTTCAAGGCTTTCGGCACGCTTTCCTTGCCGCAACTCTTCTCCGGCGATCTCGAAGGCGCGAGCCGCGCCACGGTCGAGCTGATCTGCTTGTTCCTGCTCGTCGGGGCGATCGGCAAGAGCGCCCAGCTGCCCCTCACGACGTGGTTGCCCGACGCCATGGCGGGCCCGACGCCCGTCTCGGCGCTCATCCACGCCGCGACGATGGTGACGGCGGGCGTGTACCTCGTCGCGCGTTCGCACGCCTTGTTCGAACTCGCTCCGACGGCGTCCACGTGGGTCGCCGTCATCGGCGCCCTCACCGCCCTTTACGGCGCGATCTGCGCGCTCAACCAGTACGACATCAAGAAGATCTTGGCGTTCTCCACGGTGTCGCAACTCGGCTACATGTTCCTCGCCGTCGGCGTCGGAGCGTACACGGCGGGCATCTTCCACCTCGTGACGCACGCCTTCTTCAAAGCGCTTCTCTTCCTCGCGGCGGGCAGCGTCATCCACGGTCTGCACGAAGAACAGGACGTTCGCCGCATGGGCGGCTTGGCGAAGAAGTTGCCGCTCACGCACGCGGTGAGCCTCATCGGCGTGCTCGCCATCTCGGGCATTCCGATCTTCTCGGGCTTCTTCTCCAAAGACGCCATCCTGCTCGGCGCGTACGAGTCGGGCAACCTCGTGTTGTACGGCGTCGGCTTGCTTGTCGCCCTCATGACGGCGTTCTACATGGGCCGCTGGTACTTCCTCGTCTTTCGCGGCGCATACCGCGGCAAGGTCGCCCATCCGCACGAAGGCGGCGCGGTGTTCGCCTTCCCGCTCGTGACGCTCGCCGTGCTCGCGACGCTCGGCGGCTTGCTGAGCTTGCCGCACTTCCTCGGCGCGCCGAACTACCTCGGCACCTTCCTCGGCAGCGTTTTGCCCAAGCATGAAGGCGAACCGCCGCTCTCCACCGAGCTCCTGCTCGTCGCCCTCGCGGTCGGCGCGGGCGTGCTCGGCTTGTTCCTCGCTTACTCGCGGCACCGAAGCCAGCGCCTCATCGACGGGCCGATGCGCGACGCGTCCATCCACGCGCTGTACCTCGACAACCTCTACGACGGCGCGGTCGGCGCTCCGAGCCGCGCGCTCGCCGTCGCCTTCGACAAGATGGACCGAGGCGTGGACGGCGCCGTCACCGGCTCGGCGGAAGTCATCGCCGAACCGCAGGGCCGCGCCTACTCGCTGTGGCAAAGCGGATACGTTCGCACGTACGCCTTGTCCATGACCGTCGGCACCGCGCTCGTGATGCTCTACTGGGCCTTCCGCGCCCTCGGAGGAATGCGCTGA
- the nuoK gene encoding NADH-quinone oxidoreductase subunit NuoK, producing MVGTEWYVALSGILFAIGMAGVLVRRTAVLMFLSVELMLNAANLALVAFARAWGDLTAHTAVFIVMTLAAAEVAIGLAIIVTIFRKRASTNVDDLAELRG from the coding sequence ATGGTCGGCACCGAGTGGTACGTCGCTCTGTCGGGCATCCTCTTCGCCATCGGCATGGCGGGCGTGCTCGTGCGGCGCACCGCCGTCTTGATGTTCCTCAGCGTCGAACTCATGCTGAACGCCGCCAACCTCGCGCTCGTGGCGTTCGCGCGCGCTTGGGGCGACCTCACGGCGCACACGGCCGTGTTCATCGTGATGACCCTCGCCGCCGCCGAGGTCGCCATCGGCCTCGCGATCATCGTGACGATCTTCCGCAAGCGGGCCTCCACGAACGTGGACGATCTCGCGGAGTTGAGAGGTTAA